The following nucleotide sequence is from Mesorhizobium sp. J8.
CGCAAGGTGGTAACGTGCGCAGCAGGCGATCTAAAACAAGGCCGGCTCCCCGCGTGGTTCCCGACCAGTGATGGGCGTTGCCATCGGTCGTATCGGTCGCGACACAAATGCTTTGCGAATCCGAGGTGACCGACAATCGTTCAGCACACGAACTTTGTCTCAAGCTTGCACTGGGAATTGTAAGCTGCGGCGCATCGGACCTCAGTCTGAGCCAAATTGACTCGCAGCTGACTTTTTCTGGGTGTATCTTTTGCCGTATCGAGTGGGGTCTGGGTATGTTCGGTGGCGGTTCTGGAGTGTCTCGGTTCGGCGGGTTGGCAATGTCCGCTTACGGCGTGGCGGATTCAGCCGAGTTGGCAAACCTCACACAAGTCCTCAAGGACCACTGCGCAAAGTACCAGATAATCCGGACTGACGATCGCGAACAGGTTGCGGTGAAAATCCTCTGCCTTTTCCGACGGGGTCTGGTTGATCCCGACCGGCTTTCGGCCGAACTTGAAAAGGCAGGCTAGCCAGAGCTGACCTGCCTTGCGGCCCGGCCTGCAAATCCTGTGTCAGCATCACAAGCGGGCCGGCTCCTCAAGTTCCTGCCGCGGAGTCCAAGATGTGCAACGACTACGAGCAGCATATCGCTTGGGCCGAGTACTGCCGGATGATGGAGTTGCTGGCGCTGAAGGTCCCGTCCCATCAAACCGAGCTCGATCTTCCCCAAGCTGACGACATCCGCATCAACGATCTCGCTCCGATCATGCGCATAGCCGGCGGTGCCGTTGAACTTGCATCGATGACGTTCGGCTTTCCGCCGTCGGGACCCAAGGGAGGACCGGTGTTCAATTTCCGATCTGAAGGCCGCCGTTTCGCTGACAGCAAACGCTGCCTCGTGCCGGCGTCGGCGTTTTTCGAGTTCACGGGCACGAAATATCCCAAAGCCAAACACCGCTTCACTCTGAACGGCGCTTCATTCCTGGCCATTGCCGGACTCTGGCGTGAGGCGGCTGGCAACAAGCCTCCCACCTTCACTATGCTCACGACCGATCCCGGGCCTGATGTCGCGCCGTATCACAACAGGCAGGTGGTCGTTCTTCAGCCTGAGAATTGGAAGGCTTGGCTCGATCTGTCGAGGCCGGAGAGCGAGTTGTTGCGGCCCTTGCCTGCGGGATCTTTGTTAGTTGAAACGGTTAGGTCAGAGCGCGCCTGAGTTCAGGTGCTCTGGCACGCTTCTGCACTCCCCAACCGCCGTGGGACACCGCCGACGGCCTCTCTTAGGTGAATGGCGGAAAAGGCCTTTCGCGGGCTCTCTGAGCGAAAGCAAGGAACCTAATGCGCGCAGTGTGGTTCGGGCGCTTCACGTGCTCGGAGAATTCGAATGACCAAGGACCACCCACACGCATTGTCACGACGCGAAGTCATGGCTGCGGCAGGAGTCGGAATAGCGGCTGGAGTCGCGGCCCCGGCGAGCGCCCAGCAAACAAACATCAAACCTTTGGAAAATGGACCCGCGATGCAAGACCCCCGCTCCAAGTACCCGAAGCCGCCATTCGAAGCCCAGACCCAGCCCTGGCCCGGTCTGGCGCGCGACATGAAACCCAAACCCGACCATGGAGAGACCAGCTATAAGGGATCGGGCCGGCTGGCAGGACGCAAGGCCTTGATCACCGGGGGCGATTCCGGCATGGGCCGCGCCGCTGCCATAGCTTATGCGCGCGAGGGCGCGGATGTCGCGATCAACTATTTTCCTTCTGAAGAGCCGGATGCGCAGGAGGTAATCCAGCTCGTTCGTGATGCCGGCCGGACAGGTGTCGCTCTGCCTGGCGATTTGCGCGAGGAGGCTTTTTGCCAAAAACTTGTGGCGGATGCGGTGCAGCAGCTCGGCGGGCTCGATATCGTCGTCTGCAATGCCGGCAGGCAGCAGGCGAAGCCTTCCATCCTCGACATCACGAGCGAGGATTTCGATGCCACGATGAAGACCAACATCTACGCGCCATTCTGGATCATTAAGGCGGCGCTGCCACATCTGAAGCCAGGTTCCTGCATAATCGGCACGACGTCGGAGCAGGCTTACGATCCTTCGCCAGAGCTCTATGACTATGCCCAGACCAAGGCCGCGACGATGAACTACGTCAAATCTCTGGCGAAGCAGCTCGGATCCAAGGGTATTCGCGTCAACGGTGTAGCGCCTGGGCCAATCTGGACACCGCTACAGATAAGCGGCGGCGCATCGGAGGAGAAGTACAAGAAATTCGGCAGCACCACCGCGCTGGAGCGGCCGGGCCAACCCGTGGAGCTCGCGTCCATCTACGTCCAGTTGGCGGCCGATGATGCAAGCTTCGCGACCGGAAACATTTACGGGTCCGGCGGCGGGCAGGGACAACCTTGAGTAGCATCGAGGGCGCCGCCGACGCGCCCCGTCAGCCTTTGTTCCAACGGCAATTCGCTTCGGTGCCAGCGCTGACCTTCAACGGAAGCAAGAGCCCGGCTCTGGGTAGCATGCCCGGTCTGGACGCCCTATCTTTCTGGAATGCCTGCGCGCCGAAAGGTCGACCCGACCGCAACATTAATTGCAGAGTGGCCGCTGTCTCCCGCGGCGACGCTCGGATCATCCATGCGGGCGAGGGGCATTTTCCTCGAGATCCGCGCGCGGCTTCCTCCACCATTGAGGAAGCTGCTTCATATCGAATCCCGGGTGCTTACCTTGCGCCTTCCTGAGGACTCGGATGCCGATGTTGAAAGCGCGGCTGCGATCGTGTCCAAAGCCATGCGCGACATTGAGGACCTGCCTGTCATCCCCCGCGAAGCCGAGGACATCCTGACCATCTCGCCCGGCGAGCGGCACCGCTGGCTGAAGGACGGTCGGCTGCAGAGCGCAGGCACCAGAACGGTCAAACTGCGCGGCCGCGCTCGGAAGATCACCTTCCACGTGTTCAATCCGCGCCACATCGAGGATGTGCTCGACCGCGATCTGGTCACCGTCTGGCGCGAGGAAGATGCAGCGACAGCCGCCGCGAACCGCCGGCGCGCCGCCGCCAAGGCGGCTCTGAAGCGGGCGCAGAAGAAAGGCCGTGAGGCCGAAAGTCATGCTGACGAAGGCATCGGCAAAGCACCCCGCCTTAGAGGCTGGGAAGATTTCGATATGGACGGCCTCCTGCGCTGACGGGGCGCCGGAGCGGCGCTCCCGCCAGAACAAGACCGTTTAGTCCAGCACTTTGACGATCGTATGGGTGCCGGGGTCGACAACCACGGTCCGATTGTCGATCACCGTGTACTCGTATTTGACGTTTGGCACCTTATGGAGCTTGACCTTTTCGGGCACGGTGCTGCCGACCTTCAGCTCCACGCCCGGCAACTTGATGGAAGCAAGGGGTTCCTTCTTCACATACTCGCGGATGGTCGTTTCCTGCTCAGGTGCCAGAACCACCGTATCCGCGATGGCGACGCTGATGCCGGACAAGAGCAGCAGGCCGGCGACAGAATTGGTGATCATCGTCTTCATTTCAGTATTCTCCATCGATGTGCCCCTTGCCCAAGGCCGGGGACGGACCGGCAGAGCCGTCGACAGGGGCGAGATCGGCGACACGCCAAGCAATGACGTTGCGGCTCAAATGTTTCACCTAGAACTTGGATTGGGACCAATGCGCGCTCGCATGAGACTAAAGTCCTGGTTTCGCGCCTGGTGGAGCATCCAGCCGGGCGTGCGCGCCCGGCAGGCTTTTGCCGAAACTATTGAGCGAATGAAATTCAACTCGGCGAGCGCGTCACCAACCTGGGACGTCAGGTGACCGACATCGAAAGGCGAGATCGCCAACTCAAAGCTCGATCTCGGGCCTGTCGAGCACGCTCGCGCAACAAGCCGCAATGGCAGGCGCTTGGCGTGGCGCTGACCTCTAGGAAAGCTTCCTCAGCAGGAAATCGAAGAACCGATCCTCGTCGGCGCGAGCGACATTGATCCTGATGCCGGCTGCCATCGGGTTCTGCTTGTCCAGGCAAAAGACGCTGCCGGGGGCGATGAATATCCCTTCCTGAGCTCCCAGCCTTGCCAGCTCGATATCGCTGATGCCCGGAGGCAGCATCAGATAGAGATAATAGCCCCCGCCATTCCCGGCGAAGATCGAA
It contains:
- a CDS encoding SOS response-associated peptidase, encoding MCNDYEQHIAWAEYCRMMELLALKVPSHQTELDLPQADDIRINDLAPIMRIAGGAVELASMTFGFPPSGPKGGPVFNFRSEGRRFADSKRCLVPASAFFEFTGTKYPKAKHRFTLNGASFLAIAGLWREAAGNKPPTFTMLTTDPGPDVAPYHNRQVVVLQPENWKAWLDLSRPESELLRPLPAGSLLVETVRSERA
- a CDS encoding SDR family oxidoreductase; translation: MQDPRSKYPKPPFEAQTQPWPGLARDMKPKPDHGETSYKGSGRLAGRKALITGGDSGMGRAAAIAYAREGADVAINYFPSEEPDAQEVIQLVRDAGRTGVALPGDLREEAFCQKLVADAVQQLGGLDIVVCNAGRQQAKPSILDITSEDFDATMKTNIYAPFWIIKAALPHLKPGSCIIGTTSEQAYDPSPELYDYAQTKAATMNYVKSLAKQLGSKGIRVNGVAPGPIWTPLQISGGASEEKYKKFGSTTALERPGQPVELASIYVQLAADDASFATGNIYGSGGGQGQP
- a CDS encoding DUF1236 domain-containing protein — its product is MENTEMKTMITNSVAGLLLLSGISVAIADTVVLAPEQETTIREYVKKEPLASIKLPGVELKVGSTVPEKVKLHKVPNVKYEYTVIDNRTVVVDPGTHTIVKVLD